From Candidatus Dadabacteria bacterium, the proteins below share one genomic window:
- the icd gene encoding isocitrate dehydrogenase (NADP(+)): MTVPSGEKIQIDEESRKLVIPDNPIIPFIEGDGIGPDIWHASQIVFDAAVEKAYGGKKKIAWLEVLAGEKAYEETGEWLPEETTETIKEYIVAIKGPLTTPVGGGIRSLNVALRQILDLYACVRPVRWIKGTPNPLLVPGKLDVVIFRENTEDVYAGIEWESGTEEAAAVREYLVENYGVNIRELSGIGIKPISPFGTKRLVRKAIEYAIEYKRKSVTLVHKGNIMKFTEGAFREWGYELAKEEFPEITITEDELWDDYGGKQPDGKIVMKDRIADSMFQQVLTRPSEYDVMAMPNLNGDYMSDACAAQVGGLGVAPGGNIGDYLAVFEATHGTAPKYTGQDKVNPGSVILSGVMMFQYLGWHEAAELVFRAMEETVLQKTVTYDLERQMEGATLLKCSEYGEAIVSNMDKVMD; this comes from the coding sequence ATGACAGTCCCAAGCGGAGAAAAAATACAGATTGATGAGGAAAGCAGAAAGCTTGTAATTCCCGACAACCCGATAATTCCCTTCATAGAAGGCGACGGGATAGGCCCCGACATCTGGCATGCGTCCCAGATAGTGTTCGACGCCGCGGTCGAGAAAGCTTACGGAGGAAAGAAGAAGATAGCGTGGCTTGAGGTGCTGGCCGGAGAGAAAGCGTATGAAGAGACCGGCGAATGGCTTCCCGAGGAAACCACCGAAACGATAAAGGAATATATTGTTGCCATAAAGGGCCCGCTTACCACTCCGGTTGGAGGAGGAATAAGGAGCCTTAACGTTGCGCTCCGCCAGATACTTGACCTGTACGCCTGCGTAAGGCCCGTAAGATGGATCAAGGGAACCCCCAACCCTCTTCTGGTTCCCGGCAAGCTAGATGTCGTGATATTCAGGGAGAACACCGAGGACGTGTACGCGGGAATCGAGTGGGAGAGCGGTACCGAGGAAGCGGCTGCCGTAAGGGAGTATCTAGTTGAGAATTACGGGGTGAACATCCGCGAACTCAGCGGAATAGGAATAAAGCCCATAAGTCCTTTCGGAACCAAGAGGCTCGTTAGAAAGGCGATCGAATACGCAATAGAGTATAAAAGAAAGAGCGTCACACTAGTCCACAAGGGCAACATAATGAAGTTCACCGAGGGTGCCTTCCGCGAATGGGGTTACGAGCTTGCGAAAGAGGAGTTTCCGGAGATCACCATAACCGAGGATGAACTCTGGGACGATTACGGCGGCAAGCAGCCCGATGGCAAGATCGTCATGAAGGACCGCATAGCCGACAGCATGTTCCAGCAGGTTCTAACGAGACCCAGTGAATACGACGTGATGGCCATGCCTAATCTTAACGGCGACTACATGTCAGATGCCTGCGCCGCGCAGGTAGGAGGTCTCGGAGTTGCTCCGGGCGGCAACATAGGCGATTACCTAGCGGTTTTCGAAGCCACCCACGGAACCGCTCCCAAGTACACCGGGCAGGACAAGGTAAACCCGGGTTCCGTGATACTCTCGGGAGTCATGATGTTCCAGTACCTGGGATGGCACGAGGCCGCGGAGCTTGTTTTCAGGGCGATGGAAGAGACTGTTTTGCAGAAAACGGTTACCTATGACCTCGAGAGACAGATGGAGGGGGCGACCCTTCTTAAGTGTTCCGAGTACGGAGAGGCCATCGTGTCAAACATGGACAAGGTAATGGACTAG